The following proteins come from a genomic window of Corallococcus sp. NCRR:
- a CDS encoding OsmC family protein: MGISKGSAQWNGGFKDGKGAMKPGHAAEVPFSLGTRFEGQQGSNPEELIGAALSGCFSMALSVGLEKAGLKPTRIQTNADVHLDKQGEGFAITTIDLTTEATIPGADDAQFQKIAEETKKGCPVSKALGGVNITLKAKLAT, from the coding sequence ATGGGCATCAGCAAGGGCAGTGCGCAGTGGAACGGCGGGTTCAAGGACGGCAAGGGCGCGATGAAGCCTGGCCATGCGGCGGAGGTGCCCTTCTCGCTCGGCACCCGCTTCGAGGGGCAGCAGGGCAGCAACCCGGAGGAGCTCATCGGCGCGGCACTCTCCGGGTGCTTCTCCATGGCCCTGTCGGTGGGGCTGGAGAAGGCGGGCCTGAAGCCCACGCGCATCCAGACGAACGCGGACGTGCACCTGGACAAGCAGGGGGAAGGCTTCGCCATCACCACCATCGACCTCACCACCGAGGCCACCATCCCCGGCGCCGACGACGCCCAGTTCCAGAAGATCGCCGAGGAGACCAAGAAGGGCTGCCCCGTCTCCAAGGCGCTCGGGGGCGTGAACATCACGCTGAAGGCGAAGCTCGCGACCTGA
- a CDS encoding RNA polymerase sigma factor, whose amino-acid sequence MGETDDVTDAVRRATRGESSAFSELYRRTRPLVARLVAGFGTLDPDEAEDVLQESYVRAFRGLAQLKSAGAFTPWLLTIARNRARTRLERRGLLQRMEEELADPTPETVPALPPTLQVERDIEVVRQLIAELPEGEEKKTVQLFYIEGQLSAREIAEQLGVGKSTVTMRLERFRGRIKRELLQRVLAGRWD is encoded by the coding sequence GTGGGTGAGACGGACGATGTCACGGACGCGGTTCGGCGCGCGACGAGGGGGGAGTCGTCCGCCTTCAGCGAGCTCTACCGTCGCACCCGCCCCTTGGTGGCCCGGCTGGTCGCGGGTTTCGGCACATTGGATCCCGACGAGGCGGAGGACGTCCTACAGGAGTCCTACGTGCGGGCGTTCCGGGGGTTGGCCCAGCTGAAGTCGGCGGGGGCCTTCACCCCGTGGTTGTTGACCATCGCGCGCAACCGGGCGCGCACGCGGCTGGAGCGCCGCGGCCTGCTCCAGCGGATGGAGGAGGAACTGGCGGACCCTACGCCGGAGACGGTGCCTGCCCTGCCACCCACGCTCCAGGTGGAGCGGGACATCGAGGTGGTGCGGCAGCTCATCGCGGAGCTGCCCGAAGGCGAGGAGAAGAAGACCGTGCAGCTCTTCTACATCGAGGGTCAGCTCTCAGCGCGGGAGATCGCCGAGCAGCTCGGCGTGGGAAAGAGCACGGTCACCATGCGGCTGGAGCGGTTTCGCGGGCGCATCAAGCGCGAGCTCCTCCAGCGGGTGCTCGCCGGACGGTGGGATTGA